One Acidobacteriota bacterium genomic region harbors:
- the aroA gene encoding 3-phosphoshikimate 1-carboxyvinyltransferase — protein MSGERKLAPCRRVRGRIRVPGDKSISHRALMLAAVARGTSRIAGLAPGEDVRSTRRLLERAGAVLRDEDEALVVEGHGWSTLDQDDPSSLLDLDCGNSGTTARLMMGLLAGRRGRFRLSGDASLSRRPMARVREPLAAFGAVIEGGDTLPLTVVGGGLHGAVVSTAVASAQVKSAVILAALQAEGSSEVKEERLTRDHTERLLRAMGAPLQPVDGRGCHHRVGGGCLALSPLSLVVPGDPSSAACAVALAASLPGSDLVVEDLCLNPTRLGFYRLLRRMGAEIDEEVITEAAEPRGRLAIRGGELQGIEVGPADVVDAIDEIPLLACVAAISEGETVIRGAAELRRKESDRIAATVALLRAFGADVEEADDGMLIGGGARLEGARVSAEGDHRIAMCAAFLAAHARGGSVLEDPGWVAISYPRFFDDLERMRA, from the coding sequence GTGAGCGGTGAACGCAAGCTGGCACCCTGCCGTCGGGTGCGGGGCCGTATCCGTGTTCCGGGTGACAAGTCGATTTCCCACCGCGCGCTGATGCTGGCGGCGGTGGCCCGCGGGACGAGTCGCATCGCGGGCCTGGCGCCCGGTGAGGACGTACGCAGTACCCGCCGTCTGCTGGAACGGGCCGGAGCGGTCCTGCGTGACGAAGACGAGGCCCTGGTCGTCGAGGGACATGGCTGGTCGACTCTCGATCAGGACGATCCCTCGTCGCTGTTGGATCTGGATTGCGGCAACTCGGGCACCACCGCGAGGCTCATGATGGGTCTGCTGGCCGGGCGCCGGGGCCGTTTTCGCCTCAGCGGTGACGCCTCGCTTTCCCGCCGGCCGATGGCCCGGGTGCGGGAGCCCCTGGCCGCCTTTGGAGCGGTGATCGAAGGGGGCGACACGCTGCCGCTGACCGTGGTCGGAGGTGGCCTGCACGGCGCGGTGGTCTCCACGGCGGTGGCCAGCGCCCAGGTCAAGAGCGCCGTGATCCTCGCCGCCCTGCAGGCCGAGGGTTCCAGCGAGGTCAAGGAAGAACGGCTGACCCGGGACCACACCGAAAGACTGCTGCGGGCGATGGGAGCGCCGCTGCAGCCGGTCGACGGGCGGGGCTGTCACCACCGGGTGGGGGGGGGCTGCCTGGCCCTTTCCCCGCTCTCCCTGGTGGTGCCTGGAGATCCCTCGTCGGCGGCCTGCGCGGTGGCCCTTGCGGCCAGCCTGCCGGGCAGCGACCTGGTGGTCGAAGACCTGTGCCTGAATCCTACCCGCCTGGGTTTCTACCGCCTGTTGCGCCGGATGGGCGCCGAGATCGATGAAGAAGTGATCACCGAGGCGGCGGAGCCAAGGGGGCGGCTGGCGATACGCGGCGGTGAGTTGCAAGGCATCGAGGTCGGTCCCGCCGACGTGGTCGACGCGATCGACGAGATTCCGCTGCTCGCCTGCGTGGCCGCCATTTCCGAGGGGGAAACCGTCATTCGCGGCGCGGCGGAGCTGCGACGCAAGGAGTCGGACCGCATCGCCGCCACCGTGGCCCTGTTGCGGGCCTTCGGCGCCGACGTGGAAGAAGCCGACGACGGCATGCTGATCGGCGGCGGCGCCCGGCTCGAGGGCGCCCGGGTTTCGGCGGAAGGCGACCACCGGATCGCCATGTGTGCCGCCTTCCTCGCCGCCCACGCCCGTGGCGGGAGCGTGCTGGAGGATCCCGGTTGGGTGGCTATTTCCTATCCCCGCTTCTTCGATGACCTGGAGCGCATGCGCGCGTGA
- a CDS encoding thioredoxin domain-containing protein yields MQTHPDSSSEFIIHATDASFDRLIREAELPVVVDFWASWCAPCRFLGKALEEVAPDFQGKLQVIKVDVDANPATASRFDIQSIPTMAFFNGGDCVGLLPGALPPDGLRQVFGQHVKGELQGA; encoded by the coding sequence ATGCAGACCCATCCCGACAGCTCGTCCGAATTCATCATTCATGCCACCGACGCGTCTTTCGATCGCCTGATCCGGGAAGCGGAGCTTCCCGTGGTGGTCGACTTCTGGGCTTCCTGGTGCGCGCCCTGCCGCTTTCTGGGCAAGGCGCTCGAGGAAGTGGCCCCGGACTTTCAGGGGAAGTTGCAGGTGATCAAGGTCGACGTGGACGCCAACCCGGCCACCGCCTCGCGCTTCGATATCCAGTCGATTCCCACGATGGCCTTCTTCAACGGGGGCGATTGCGTCGGCCTGCTGCCCGGAGCCCTGCCCCCCGATGGACTGCGCCAGGTTTTCGGCCAGCATGTCAAGGGTGAGTTGCAGGGCGCCTGA
- a CDS encoding redox-sensing transcriptional repressor Rex encodes MTTSGPPLKRAQVERLVRYLHFVRQSKGRSAAVSSARLAEHAGLDESQVRKDLAAVGVRGRPRVGFRPAEILSAIEKRLGLDQGYRAVVVGAGRLGSALIAYPGFARYGLEVVALVDADPLKIGTSIGGLIVHPVERLGEIVRDKEVRLGILTVPDAAAGEMARRLACAGVQAIWNFASAGIDVPEGVYVRHEHLSVGLAELAYHLSGRVSAE; translated from the coding sequence ATGACGACCTCGGGTCCACCCCTCAAACGTGCGCAGGTAGAAAGACTCGTGCGCTACCTGCATTTCGTCCGCCAGTCGAAAGGGCGCTCGGCCGCGGTGTCCAGCGCGCGGTTGGCCGAACATGCGGGCCTCGATGAGTCCCAGGTGCGGAAGGATCTGGCCGCGGTGGGGGTGCGGGGGCGCCCCCGGGTGGGTTTCCGCCCGGCCGAGATTCTCTCGGCCATCGAAAAACGGCTTGGCCTGGACCAGGGCTACCGGGCCGTGGTGGTGGGCGCGGGCAGGCTGGGCAGTGCCCTGATCGCCTACCCGGGTTTCGCCCGCTACGGCCTGGAGGTCGTGGCGCTGGTCGATGCCGATCCGCTCAAGATCGGCACGTCCATCGGAGGCCTGATCGTCCACCCGGTGGAGCGGCTCGGCGAGATCGTACGGGACAAGGAAGTCCGCCTGGGCATACTCACGGTGCCGGATGCGGCTGCTGGCGAGATGGCCCGGCGCCTGGCCTGTGCCGGTGTCCAGGCCATCTGGAACTTCGCCTCCGCCGGCATCGACGTACCGGAAGGCGTCTACGTGCGCCATGAACATCTTTCCGTAGGCCTCGCCGAACTGGCCTATCACCTTTCCGGTCGAGTCTCCGCGGAATGA
- the aroF gene encoding 3-deoxy-7-phosphoheptulonate synthase, whose protein sequence is MIAVLEKGCSVRVKAEIVRFIEGEGFRVQVSQAGGRSLVGVIGDGAARLAEPLAALPGVEQVRPVAPPYPMVSREHQPRSTRVKVGDVTIGGREVVVIAGPCSVESLDQLLSTARRVAAAGARLLRGGAFKPRSSPYSFQGLGEKGLELLARAREETGLGVVTEVLAPDDVELVARYADVLQVGARNMQNFRLLQAVGEQPRPVLLKRGLMATAEELLMAAEYVVASGNPRVVLCERGIRTFETATRNTLDVAAVPVVKARSHLPVIVDPSHAAGLREMVPDLALAGVAAGADGLMVEVHPEPEKALSDGRQSLTFDGFDAMMERVRRICAAVDRRLAPAAEEKSERER, encoded by the coding sequence ATGATCGCCGTACTGGAGAAAGGCTGCAGCGTCCGGGTCAAGGCCGAGATCGTACGCTTCATCGAGGGAGAAGGTTTTCGTGTGCAGGTCAGCCAGGCCGGCGGGCGCAGCCTGGTGGGCGTGATCGGCGACGGTGCCGCGCGCCTGGCCGAGCCCCTCGCCGCCCTGCCCGGTGTCGAGCAGGTACGCCCCGTGGCACCACCCTACCCGATGGTTTCCCGCGAGCATCAACCGCGGTCGACCCGGGTCAAGGTGGGGGACGTCACCATCGGCGGCAGGGAGGTGGTGGTGATCGCCGGTCCCTGTTCGGTGGAATCTCTCGACCAGCTTCTTTCCACGGCTCGCCGGGTCGCGGCCGCCGGGGCGCGGCTCTTGCGGGGTGGTGCCTTCAAGCCGCGCTCATCGCCCTACAGCTTCCAGGGACTGGGGGAGAAGGGGCTCGAGCTCCTGGCCCGGGCCCGGGAGGAAACCGGCCTGGGCGTGGTCACCGAGGTGCTGGCGCCCGACGACGTGGAGTTGGTGGCGCGATACGCCGACGTGCTGCAAGTCGGCGCGCGCAACATGCAGAATTTCCGCCTGCTGCAGGCGGTGGGGGAACAGCCGCGCCCGGTGTTGCTCAAGCGGGGGCTGATGGCCACCGCCGAGGAGTTGCTGATGGCCGCGGAGTACGTGGTGGCTTCGGGCAACCCCCGGGTGGTGCTCTGCGAGCGGGGTATCCGTACCTTCGAGACGGCGACCCGCAACACCCTCGACGTGGCGGCGGTGCCGGTGGTCAAGGCCCGCTCCCACCTGCCGGTGATCGTCGACCCTTCCCACGCCGCGGGTTTGCGCGAGATGGTGCCCGACCTGGCCCTGGCCGGGGTGGCGGCCGGGGCCGACGGGCTGATGGTGGAGGTCCACCCGGAGCCCGAAAAAGCCCTCAGTGACGGTCGGCAGAGCCTCACCTTCGATGGATTCGATGCGATGATGGAAAGGGTGAGGCGGATCTGCGCCGCCGTGGACCGGCGGCTGGCGCCTGCCGCCGAGGAGAAGAGCGAGCGTGAGCGGTGA
- a CDS encoding shikimate dehydrogenase — MSGPARLALLGHPVGHSRSARIFTAWSARGGPDLVYQAVDVAPGDLDAALARLRAGHWRGVNVTIPHKTAIAPRLDQLEPAARRAGAVNVIVRREDGSLLGANTDGEGFWAGCRAVLGEALPGGAVLILGAGGAARGVAELLSRRGRRVVVVSRDAERAARDFAGLAEACLAWHAAELQRVAGRAALVIQATPLGMQPAVDAVPPLPVEWLRADLVVDLVYRPWETLFLRRVRARGLRALNGWPMLVHQAHLAAQKWFGVAAAGSFLTAAAAMESRDPAAASA, encoded by the coding sequence GTGAGCGGTCCCGCACGCCTGGCCCTGCTGGGGCATCCCGTCGGCCACAGCCGCTCCGCCCGGATTTTCACGGCCTGGAGCGCGAGGGGCGGGCCGGACCTGGTCTACCAGGCGGTGGACGTGGCGCCCGGGGACCTCGACGCGGCGCTGGCCCGGCTGCGCGCCGGCCACTGGCGGGGAGTCAACGTGACGATTCCCCACAAGACCGCCATCGCCCCCAGGCTCGATCAGCTCGAACCGGCGGCGCGGCGTGCGGGAGCCGTGAACGTGATCGTGCGCAGGGAAGACGGTTCGCTGCTCGGCGCCAACACCGACGGGGAGGGCTTTTGGGCGGGTTGCCGTGCGGTCTTGGGCGAGGCGCTCCCCGGTGGCGCCGTGCTGATCCTCGGGGCCGGGGGCGCGGCCCGCGGGGTGGCCGAGCTGCTCTCCCGGCGCGGTCGCCGGGTGGTGGTGGTCAGTCGCGACGCCGAGCGCGCGGCGCGTGATTTCGCGGGACTGGCCGAGGCCTGCCTGGCGTGGCATGCGGCGGAGCTGCAACGGGTCGCCGGTAGGGCGGCGCTGGTGATCCAGGCGACGCCTTTGGGCATGCAGCCCGCGGTGGATGCGGTGCCACCGTTGCCCGTGGAGTGGCTGAGGGCCGACCTGGTCGTCGACCTGGTCTATCGTCCCTGGGAGACGCTCTTCCTGCGCCGTGTCCGGGCCCGGGGTCTGCGTGCACTCAACGGTTGGCCCATGCTCGTCCACCAGGCCCACCTGGCCGCACAGAAGTGGTTCGGCGTTGCGGCTGCCGGAAGTTTTCTCACGGCGGCGGCCGCCATGGAGTCCCGGGATCCCGCGGCAGCGTCGGCTTGA
- a CDS encoding mechanosensitive ion channel family protein: protein MESLEFPGSGLMPLLTTYGVRVVGVVVLLIVGWIVAGWSGRVVSRGMARAEVDITLTRFTGKLIRWLVMLLVVLAGLGLFGVETTSFAAVLAATGFAVGMAFQGTLGNFASGVMLLVFRPFKVGDVVSVAGVTGSVHEIGIFTVSLDTPDNRRLVLPNGAVFGATIENITFHDSRRVDVNVGADYGADIDRTRAVLLAAAEKVPGVDRSRPIQVVLTDLGASSVDWSVRVWCKTPEYWAVRDALVRAVKMALDEASIAIPYPQLDVHLDPSARA from the coding sequence ATGGAGAGCCTGGAATTTCCGGGATCGGGCCTGATGCCCTTGCTGACGACCTACGGGGTGCGGGTCGTGGGCGTCGTGGTGTTGCTCATCGTGGGCTGGATCGTCGCCGGCTGGAGCGGCCGCGTGGTCAGCCGGGGGATGGCCCGGGCCGAAGTGGATATCACCCTGACCCGCTTCACCGGCAAATTGATCCGCTGGCTGGTGATGCTGCTGGTCGTTCTCGCCGGGCTGGGTCTGTTCGGCGTCGAGACCACGAGTTTCGCGGCGGTGCTCGCGGCGACGGGATTTGCCGTCGGTATGGCCTTTCAGGGGACCCTGGGCAACTTCGCCAGCGGCGTGATGCTCCTGGTCTTCAGGCCGTTCAAGGTCGGTGACGTGGTTTCCGTGGCCGGCGTGACCGGCTCGGTGCACGAGATCGGCATCTTCACCGTCAGTCTCGACACGCCCGACAACCGCCGCCTGGTGTTGCCCAACGGCGCGGTGTTCGGCGCGACCATCGAGAACATCACTTTCCACGACAGTCGACGTGTGGATGTGAACGTCGGCGCGGACTACGGCGCCGACATCGATCGCACGCGGGCGGTACTGCTGGCCGCGGCGGAGAAGGTTCCGGGCGTCGACCGGAGCCGGCCGATCCAGGTGGTCCTGACGGATCTCGGTGCCAGTTCGGTGGACTGGTCGGTGCGGGTCTGGTGCAAGACGCCGGAATACTGGGCCGTACGCGACGCCCTGGTGCGGGCGGTCAAGATGGCCCTCGACGAGGCTTCGATAGCGATTCCCTACCCGCAGCTGGACGTGCACCTGGACCCTTCAGCCCGGGCTTGA
- a CDS encoding HAD family acid phosphatase, with amino-acid sequence MASAKSLVPAALLLTAAACGPAPPPTPSHPALDAVSWTQLSAEREALVRGIYTSATRALDVALGEHRPAGDARPPAVVLDVDETVLDNAPFEAALLKSGAPFDPALWNRWVDAARAEPLPGAIGFLAHCRDAGVTTFFITNRRADQEEATRRNLERLGIPVLDEPDGLLMREEKPEWGRDKASRRAQVARTHHIVLLIGDDLGDFLPNVTDAGVDTARRRERVAEHAQLWGHRWFVLPNPLYGSWKGALWGFARGLSEEERRRAQFDALHGDTGAPPAE; translated from the coding sequence ATGGCTAGCGCGAAGTCGCTCGTGCCGGCGGCGCTGCTGCTGACCGCCGCCGCCTGCGGGCCGGCACCCCCGCCGACGCCGTCTCACCCCGCCCTGGACGCGGTGAGCTGGACTCAACTCTCGGCGGAACGGGAAGCCCTCGTGAGAGGGATCTATACGTCGGCCACCCGGGCGCTCGACGTCGCTCTCGGGGAGCATCGCCCGGCCGGGGACGCACGCCCTCCTGCGGTGGTGCTCGACGTGGACGAAACCGTCCTCGACAACGCCCCGTTCGAAGCGGCGCTGCTGAAGAGCGGCGCCCCCTTCGACCCGGCACTGTGGAACCGCTGGGTCGACGCCGCGCGGGCCGAACCCCTGCCCGGCGCCATCGGCTTCCTCGCTCATTGCCGCGACGCGGGCGTGACGACCTTTTTCATCACCAACCGGCGGGCCGACCAGGAAGAGGCCACCCGTCGCAACCTCGAGCGCCTGGGCATCCCGGTGCTCGACGAGCCGGACGGCCTGCTGATGCGGGAGGAAAAGCCCGAATGGGGACGGGACAAGGCGAGCCGCCGGGCCCAGGTCGCCCGCACGCACCACATCGTGCTGTTGATCGGCGACGACCTGGGCGATTTCCTCCCCAACGTCACCGATGCGGGTGTCGACACGGCCCGGCGCCGCGAACGGGTGGCCGAACACGCCCAGCTCTGGGGCCATCGGTGGTTCGTGCTGCCCAATCCCCTCTACGGATCCTGGAAGGGCGCGCTCTGGGGATTTGCCCGGGGGTTGAGCGAAGAGGAGCGCCGCCGCGCCCAGTTCGACGCGCTCCACGGCGACACGGGCGCCCCCCCCGCCGAGTGA
- a CDS encoding bifunctional shikimate kinase/3-dehydroquinate synthase, protein MSRIPRPLVLAGPMGAGKSTVGRILAGWLGVAWADLDAEICRREGADVPTLFARGEAVFRRAESRAARAWLAENAASGGVLALGGGTLEDPATADALEQVATLVHLDADVETLLARLTPEELRARPLLADAADPRARLDPLLRRRAPGYGRAALRIDTTGMVPADVALDLLRALYDPSEGPWSLTPREAGPGVWIGRGLCRVAAPSGAVLLVDADLPAGHRRALSRLEAAAGGTVLRISRRGGEGCKTPQGLLEAWRELHRAGVDKDRPFWVVGGGTISDLGGLVAHTYKRGLELHLFPTTLLAQLDAALGGKNGINLEGTKNAVGTIRLPASVQIDPLYLLSLPVDQLREGLAEAVKSALIGDPRLLTLLEDRAEALLCGRLDWLEEVMAAAAAVKLEVVGQDLHEAGRRHVLNLGHTLGHALESLARARDVAFGHGQAVAVGLVFAARLAGKGALAARIAALLEALGLPARLPEWARGETEALVAALGQDKKRRGGENLWILPEAVGEVRRAVVDGETVRAALGDWR, encoded by the coding sequence ATGAGCCGGATACCGCGACCCCTGGTGCTGGCCGGGCCGATGGGGGCGGGCAAGAGCACCGTCGGGCGGATCCTCGCTGGCTGGCTCGGCGTGGCGTGGGCCGATCTCGACGCCGAGATCTGCCGCCGGGAGGGTGCCGACGTGCCGACTCTCTTCGCCCGGGGCGAGGCGGTCTTTCGCCGGGCCGAGAGCCGGGCCGCCCGCGCCTGGCTGGCGGAGAACGCCGCGTCGGGGGGCGTGCTGGCCCTGGGGGGCGGCACCCTGGAAGATCCGGCGACCGCCGACGCCCTCGAGCAGGTGGCGACCCTCGTCCATCTCGACGCCGACGTGGAAACCCTGCTGGCCCGCTTGACCCCGGAGGAGCTTCGCGCCCGGCCCCTGTTGGCCGACGCCGCCGATCCGCGCGCGCGCCTCGACCCGTTGCTCCGGCGCCGGGCACCGGGCTACGGGCGCGCCGCCCTGCGTATCGATACCACGGGCATGGTTCCCGCGGATGTGGCCCTGGACCTGTTGCGCGCCCTCTACGATCCCTCCGAAGGACCCTGGAGCCTGACGCCGCGGGAGGCGGGACCGGGGGTCTGGATCGGCCGCGGTCTGTGCCGGGTCGCGGCGCCTTCCGGCGCGGTGCTGCTGGTCGACGCGGATCTGCCGGCCGGCCATCGGCGCGCTCTTTCGCGGCTCGAAGCCGCCGCGGGGGGGACGGTGCTGCGGATCTCCCGACGGGGCGGCGAGGGATGCAAGACTCCCCAGGGTCTGCTCGAGGCCTGGCGCGAGTTGCACCGGGCGGGAGTGGACAAGGATCGCCCCTTCTGGGTCGTCGGGGGCGGCACGATCAGCGATCTCGGCGGCCTGGTGGCCCACACCTACAAGCGGGGCCTGGAACTGCACCTGTTTCCCACGACCCTGCTGGCTCAGCTCGACGCGGCCCTGGGAGGCAAGAACGGCATCAACCTCGAGGGAACGAAGAACGCGGTGGGTACGATTCGCCTGCCCGCGTCGGTCCAGATCGATCCCCTCTACCTGCTCTCCCTGCCCGTGGACCAGCTTCGGGAAGGTCTGGCGGAGGCGGTGAAGAGCGCCCTGATCGGCGATCCGCGGCTGTTGACCCTGCTCGAGGACCGGGCGGAAGCCCTCCTCTGCGGCCGTCTCGACTGGCTCGAAGAGGTGATGGCGGCCGCCGCCGCGGTCAAGCTGGAGGTCGTCGGCCAGGACCTGCACGAAGCCGGTCGCCGCCATGTGCTCAACCTGGGCCACACCCTGGGGCATGCCCTCGAGTCCCTGGCCCGGGCGCGGGATGTCGCGTTCGGTCACGGACAGGCCGTCGCGGTGGGCCTGGTCTTTGCCGCGCGCCTGGCCGGCAAAGGAGCACTCGCTGCGCGCATCGCCGCCCTGCTCGAGGCTCTCGGCCTGCCGGCCCGGCTGCCGGAGTGGGCGCGGGGGGAGACGGAGGCCCTGGTCGCCGCGCTGGGGCAGGACAAGAAACGACGGGGTGGTGAAAACCTGTGGATCCTCCCCGAGGCGGTCGGGGAGGTGCGCCGTGCGGTGGTCGATGGAGAGACCGTCCGGGCGGCGCTGGGAGACTGGAGATGA
- the aroC gene encoding chorismate synthase translates to MGGLRYVTAGESHGPLLVGVLEGLPAGLELAEKHLQPRLRRRQGGYGRGKRMSLETDRAQIVGGVWKGRTTGAPLALLITNRSNRQGRTQRRKTTPRPGHADLAGVLKYGFDDINPVIERSSARETAMRTALGAAACHLLEVLGVSITAHVIALGEVEAPPLPEDWGPERIARARSRSPVGCCHAPTGRRMVECIDQARERGESLGGRVEVIAWGLPPGLGAYSQWDRRLDGRLAQGLMAIQSVKGVEIGQAREASRAFGRQAQDVIVRRGEGLGRVTNRAGGLEGGVSNGEPVVVRLTLKPIPTQRRALSTVDLDSGKVVEGRYVRSDVAVLPAAGVVAEAVMGLVLADALLEKFGGECMDDLQAALAAYRRRLPRWKDR, encoded by the coding sequence ATGGGCGGACTACGATACGTCACGGCGGGCGAATCCCACGGACCGCTGCTGGTGGGTGTTCTCGAGGGCTTGCCCGCGGGGCTGGAACTGGCCGAAAAGCATCTGCAGCCCCGTTTGCGTCGGCGCCAGGGAGGTTACGGGCGGGGCAAGAGAATGAGCCTGGAGACCGACCGGGCGCAGATCGTCGGCGGCGTCTGGAAAGGGCGCACCACCGGCGCGCCCCTGGCCCTGCTGATCACCAACCGGTCCAACCGTCAGGGTCGTACCCAGCGCCGCAAGACCACTCCGCGGCCCGGGCATGCCGACCTGGCGGGGGTGCTCAAGTACGGCTTCGACGACATCAATCCCGTGATCGAACGGTCCAGCGCCCGGGAGACGGCCATGCGTACCGCCCTGGGCGCGGCAGCCTGTCACCTGCTCGAGGTGCTCGGCGTGTCCATCACCGCCCATGTGATCGCCCTGGGCGAGGTGGAGGCGCCGCCGCTGCCCGAGGACTGGGGACCGGAGCGCATCGCCCGGGCGCGCTCGCGCTCGCCGGTGGGCTGCTGCCACGCCCCGACGGGTCGGCGCATGGTCGAATGCATCGACCAGGCCCGCGAGCGGGGCGAGAGTCTGGGAGGCCGGGTGGAGGTGATCGCCTGGGGGCTGCCCCCGGGGTTGGGAGCCTACAGCCAGTGGGATCGCCGCCTGGACGGGCGGCTGGCCCAGGGGCTGATGGCAATCCAGTCGGTCAAGGGCGTGGAGATCGGCCAGGCCCGCGAGGCCAGCCGGGCCTTCGGCCGTCAGGCCCAGGACGTGATCGTCCGTCGGGGCGAGGGGCTCGGACGGGTCACCAACCGGGCGGGGGGCCTCGAGGGTGGTGTGAGCAACGGCGAGCCGGTGGTGGTCCGGCTGACTCTCAAGCCGATCCCCACTCAGCGCCGGGCCCTGTCCACGGTGGACCTGGACTCGGGGAAGGTGGTGGAGGGACGCTACGTGCGCAGCGACGTGGCCGTGCTTCCGGCCGCCGGAGTGGTGGCCGAGGCGGTGATGGGGCTGGTCCTGGCCGATGCCCTGCTCGAGAAATTCGGCGGCGAGTGCATGGACGACCTGCAGGCGGCGCTGGCGGCCTACCGGCGGCGGCTGCCCCGCTGGAAGGACCGATGA
- a CDS encoding fumarate hydratase, with protein MSMPDFVYQEPFPLAGDDTPYRLLTDEFVSTGEFAGRKILIVEPEALTRLARQAFRDVAFMLRPRHLEAVAAILDDPQASPNDRGVALALLENAAVSAGGVLPLCQDTGTATIVAKKGQQVWTGANDAEYLSRGVYETYTRENLRYSQTIPLTMYEEKNSGTNLPAQIDIYATAGEKYEFLFLAKGGGSANKTYLYQETKALLDPESLLRFLSEKMRTLGTAACPPYHLAFVIGGTSAEANLKTVKLASAKALDALPTSGNEHGRAFRDLELEAKLLEAARACGIGAQFGGRYFALDVRVVRLPRHGASCPVGMGVSCSADRNIKARIDEKGLWIEQLETRPERLIPEKYRGRVDGHRAVRIDLNREMKEILAELSQYPVATALLLTGTLIVARDIAHARLKQRLERGEDLPEYFKRHPVYYAGPAKTPAGLPSGSFGPTTAGRMDPYVDLFQSHGGSMIMIAKGNRSRQVTEACRKHGGFYLGSIGGPAALLARENIRKVECIDFEELGMEAVWKIEVEDFPAFILVDDKGHDFFAQLPALDG; from the coding sequence TTGTCAATGCCCGACTTCGTCTACCAGGAGCCCTTCCCACTGGCCGGAGACGACACCCCGTACCGCCTGTTGACCGACGAATTCGTTTCCACCGGAGAGTTCGCGGGCCGGAAGATCCTCATCGTCGAACCCGAAGCCCTGACCCGGCTCGCCCGCCAGGCCTTCCGCGACGTGGCCTTCATGCTGCGCCCCCGGCACCTCGAGGCGGTGGCGGCGATCCTCGACGATCCCCAGGCGAGCCCCAACGACCGGGGCGTGGCCCTGGCCCTGCTCGAAAACGCGGCCGTGTCGGCCGGGGGAGTCTTGCCCCTGTGCCAGGACACGGGCACGGCCACCATCGTGGCCAAAAAGGGCCAGCAGGTCTGGACCGGAGCCAACGACGCCGAGTACCTCTCCCGGGGAGTGTACGAGACCTACACCCGGGAGAACCTGCGCTACTCCCAGACGATTCCCCTGACGATGTACGAAGAGAAGAACTCGGGCACCAACCTGCCGGCCCAGATCGACATCTACGCCACCGCCGGCGAGAAGTACGAGTTCCTCTTCCTGGCCAAGGGCGGGGGCTCGGCCAACAAGACCTACCTCTACCAGGAGACCAAGGCGCTGCTCGATCCCGAAAGCCTGCTGCGCTTCCTCTCCGAAAAGATGCGTACCCTCGGCACGGCGGCCTGCCCTCCGTATCACCTGGCCTTCGTCATCGGCGGCACCTCGGCGGAGGCCAATCTCAAGACGGTCAAGCTGGCCAGCGCCAAGGCCCTCGACGCCCTGCCCACCTCCGGCAACGAACACGGCCGCGCCTTCCGCGACCTCGAGCTGGAGGCCAAGCTGCTCGAGGCCGCCCGGGCCTGCGGCATCGGCGCCCAGTTCGGAGGCCGGTACTTCGCCCTCGACGTGCGGGTCGTTCGCCTCCCCCGCCACGGCGCTTCCTGCCCGGTGGGCATGGGGGTGTCGTGCTCGGCGGATCGCAACATCAAGGCCCGCATCGATGAAAAGGGGCTGTGGATCGAGCAGCTCGAGACCCGACCCGAGCGCCTGATCCCCGAAAAATACCGGGGCCGGGTCGATGGACACCGGGCCGTGCGCATCGATCTGAACCGGGAAATGAAGGAGATCCTCGCGGAACTCTCCCAGTACCCGGTGGCCACCGCCCTGTTGCTGACCGGCACCCTGATCGTGGCCCGGGACATCGCTCATGCCCGGCTCAAGCAGCGCCTCGAACGGGGCGAAGACCTGCCTGAATATTTCAAACGACATCCCGTCTACTACGCGGGCCCGGCCAAGACTCCCGCGGGCCTGCCTTCGGGCTCCTTCGGCCCGACCACCGCGGGCCGGATGGACCCCTACGTGGACCTTTTCCAGTCCCATGGAGGTTCGATGATCATGATCGCCAAGGGGAACCGCTCGCGGCAGGTGACCGAGGCCTGCCGCAAGCACGGCGGTTTCTACCTTGGTTCGATCGGGGGACCGGCGGCCCTGCTGGCCCGGGAAAACATCCGCAAGGTCGAATGCATCGACTTCGAAGAGCTGGGGATGGAAGCGGTGTGGAAGATCGAAGTGGAAGATTTCCCGGCCTTCATCCTGGTCGACGACAAGGGCCACGACTTCTTCGCGCAGCTCCCCGCTCTCGATGGCTAG